One Phaseolus vulgaris cultivar G19833 chromosome 2, P. vulgaris v2.0, whole genome shotgun sequence DNA window includes the following coding sequences:
- the LOC137812010 gene encoding uncharacterized protein produces the protein MDRIQHKFVKVGDSLSLHVAEIGSGGNAVVFLHGFPEIWYSWRHQMIALADAGFRAIAFDYRGYGLSDPPPHPDNTSWSHILDDLLHILQALHLPKVFLVGKDFGARPAHLFSVLHPERVLGVVTLGVPYVPPGPSLYHKAFPEGFYILRWKEPGRAEADFGRFDAKTVVKNVYILFSRSEIPIANEKQEIMDLVEPDTPLPSWFTEEDLATYGALYEKSGFQNALQVPYRSFGEVFNLPDPVIRVPALLIMGDKDYILKFPGIEDLAKGEKAKEHVPNLEVTIIPEGTHFVQEQFPEQVNRLILDFLAKHT, from the exons ATGGATCGAATCCAGCACAAGTTCGTGAAGGTTGGTGATTCTCTCAGTCTTCACGTCGCAGAAATCGGAAGCG GTGGAAACGCCGTCGTATTCTTGCACGGTTTCCCTGAGATATGGTACTCCTGGCGGCACCAGATGATAGCCCTTGCCGATGCTGGATTCAGAGCCATCGCCTTCGATTACAGAGGCTATGGTCTCTCCGATCCTCCACCCCATCCCGACAACACCTCCTGGTCTCATATTCTCGACGACCTCCTTCATATTCTTCAAGCTCTTCATCTTCCAAAG GTGTTTCTTGTTGGAAAGGATTTTGGAGCTCGTCCTGCACATCTGTTTTCCGTTCTACACCCTGAAAGGGTCTTGGGAGTTGTTACATTGGGAGTTCCCTATGTTCCCCCAGGCCCCTCTCTCTATCACAAAGCCTTTCCTGAAGGCTTCTACATTTTGAGATGGAAG GAACCTGGAAGGGCAGAAGCTGATTTTGGACGGTTTGATGCAAAGACTGTTGTGAAAAATGTTTACATCCTCTTCTCAAGAAGTGAAATACCAATAGCTAATGAAAAGCAGGAGATCATGGATTTGGTGGAACCTGATACTCCTCTCCCCTCTTGGTTCACTGAGGAAGATCTTGCAACATACGGTGCCTTGTATGAGAAATCTGGATTCCAAAATGCATTGCAGGTTCCATATAG GTCATTTGGTGAAGTGTTTAACTTACCAGATCCTGTGATTAGAGTTCCTGCACTTTTGATAATGGGTGACAAGGATTATATATTGAAGTTTCCTGGGATTGAGGATTTAGCAAAGGGTGAAAAAGCAAAAGAGCATGTTCCCAATTTGGAAGTTACGATTATACCTGAGGGAACTCATTTTGTTCAAGAACAGTTTCCCGAACAGGTGAATCGACTTATTCTGGATTTCCTGGCCAAGCATACTTGA
- the LOC137812015 gene encoding uncharacterized protein, with product MDRIKHKILKVGDDLSLHVAEIGSGENAVVFLHGFPEIWYSWRHQMIALADAGFRAIAFDYRGYGLSDRPPHPDNTTWSHILDDLLHILQALHLPKVFLVGKDFGARPAYLFSILHPERVLGVVSLGVPYVPSGPSLFHKFLPEGFYILRWQEPGRAEADFGRFDAKTVVKNVYILFSRSEIPIANENQEIMDLVEPDTPLPAWFTEEDLAIYGALYENSGFQTALQIPYRSLGEVFNLPDPVVRVPAFLIMGGKDYCLKFPGIEDLTKGEKAKEHVPNLEVTFIPEGTHFVQEQFPAEVNKLILDFLAKHIT from the exons ATGGATCGCATAAAGCACAAGATTTTGAAGGTCGGTGATGATCTCAGTCTCCACGTTGCAGAAATTGGAAGCG GTGAAAACGCCGTCGTATTCTTGCACGGTTTCCCTGAGATATGGTACTCCTGGCGGCACCAGATGATAGCCCTTGCCGATGCTGGATTCAGAGCCATCGCCTTTGATTACAGAGGCTATGGTCTCTCCGATCGTCCACCCCATCCCGACAACACCACCTGGTCCCATATTCTCGACGACCTCCTTCATATTCTTCAAGCTCTTCACCTTCCAAag GTGTTTCTTGTTGGGAAAGATTTTGGAGCTCGTCCTGCATATCTATTTTCCATTCTACACCCCGAGAGGGTCTTGGGAGTTGTCTCGTTGGGAGTTCCATATGTCCCGTCTGGCCCCTCTTTGTTTCACAAATTCCTACCTGAAGGCTTCTACATTTTGAGATGGCag GAACCTGGAAGGGCAGAAGCTGATTTTGGACGCTTTGATGCAAAGACTGTTGTGAAAAATGTGTACATCCTCTTCTCAAGAAGTGAAATACCAATAGCTAATGAAAACCAAGAGATCATGGATTTGGTGGAACCTGATACTCCTCTTCCCGCTTGGTTCACGGAGGAAGATCTTGCAATATACGGTGCCTTGTATGAGAATTCCGGATTCCAAACTGCATTGCAGATTCCATATAG GTCATTAGGTGAGGTGTTTAACTTACCAGATCCTGTGGTTAGAGTTCCAGCATTTCTGATAATGGGTGGCAAGGATTATTGTCTGAAGTTTCCAGGGATTGAGGATTTAACAAAGGGTGAAAAAGCAAAAGAACATGTTCCCAATTTGGAGGTTACTTTTATCCCCGAGGGAACTCATTTCGTTCAAGAACAGTTTCCCGCAGAGGTGAATAAACTTATCCTTGACTTCTTGGCCAAACACATCACTTGA
- the LOC137812016 gene encoding cytochrome P450 736A117-like, whose product MFFFTVFLLFLSLVFIIFKVYSNEATTKNSPPSPPRLPLLGNILQLGLFPHRTLQTLAQNYGPLMLLHFGKVPVLVVSSADAAREVMKTNDLVFSDRPQRKINDVLLYGSKDLASSTYGEYWRQIRSVGVLHLLSTKRVQSFHRVREEETARMTENIRQCCRDSLLVNLTDMCAAVTNDVVCRVALGRRYRGREGKGFQKLLLEFGELLGAVCIGDYVPWLHWVSQVSGLFQRATRLAKHLDQFIDEVIEEHVRNGRDGGVDVDSEDQNDFVDVLLSMEKNNANTTNSLIDRTAIKALILDMFVAGTDTTHTSLEWTMSELLKHPIVMHKLQEEVRSVVGNRTHVTEDDLGEMMYLKAVIKESLRLHPPIPLIVPRRCMKDIKVKEYDIGAGTQVLVNAWAIARDSSCWDQPLVFKPERFLSSSIDFKGHDFELIPFGAGRRGCPGIAFATTIVEMVLANLVHQFDWSLPGGASGEDLDMSETNGLAVHRKIPLLAVATAYERN is encoded by the exons ATGTTTTTCTTCACTGTCTTCCTTCTCTTCCTTTCTCTTGTTTTCATCATCTTCAAAGTGTATTCGAATGAAGCAACCACCAAAAACTCACCCCCTTCACCTCCAAGGTTACCTCTCCTGGGCAATATCCTCCAACTTGGTCTTTTCCCACACCGCACACTCCAAACTTTGGCTCAAAACTATGGCCCTCTGATGCTGCTCCATTTCGGGAAGGTACCAGTGCTTGTGGTCTCATCTGCTGATGCAGCTCGTGAGGTGATGAAAACTAATGACCTGGTCTTCTCAGACAGGCCACAACGTAAGATCAACGATGTTCTCTTGTACGGTTCCAAAGACCTGGCAAGTTCTACGTACGGAGAATACTGGAGGCAAATAAGGAGTGTGGGCGTGTTGCACCTTCTGAGTACCAAAAGGGTTCAGTCCTTTCACCGTGTGAGGGAGGAGGAAACTGCCAGAATGACGGAAAACATTAGGCAGTGTTGTCGTGATTCGTTGCTTGTGAATTTGACAGACATGTGTGCTGCAGTTACGAATGATGTTGTGTGTAGAGTAGCTCTGGGAAGGAGATACCGTGGAAGAGAAGGGAAGGGGTTTCAGAAGCTGTTGTTGGAGTTTGGGGAGTTGTTGGGTGCTGTGTGTATAGGGGACTATGTACCTTGGCTTCATTGGGTGAGCCAGGTTAGTGGTTTGTTTCAGAGAGCCACTAGACTGGCCAAGCATTTGGACCAGTTTATAGATGAAGTGATCGAGGAGCATGTTAGGAATGGAAGAGATGGGGGTGTTGATGTTGATAGTGAGGACCAGAATGATTTTGTGGATGTTTTGCTTTCGATGGAAAAGAACAACGCTAACACCACCAATTCCCTGATTGATAGAACTGCAATAAAGGCTTTGATACTG GACATGTTTGTTGCGGGTACTGACACTACTCACACAAGCCTGGAGTGGACAATGTCAGAACTGTTAAAGCACCCAATTGTGATGCATAAATTACAAGAGGAGGTGAGAAGTGTGGTTGGTAACAGGACTCATGTAACTGAGGATGATTTGGGTGAAATGATGTACTTGAAGGCTGTGATCAAAGAGAGTCTTCGGCTTCATCCCCCAATTCCCTTAATAGTCCCTAGGAGATGCATGAAAGATATCAAAGTGAAAGAGTATGACATTGGAGCAGGCACTCAGGTATTGGTGAATGCATGGGCCATTGCAAGAGACTCTTCATGTTGGGACCAGCCTCTTGTGTTCAAACCAGAAAGGTTCCTCAGCAGTTCCATAGATTTCAAAGGGCATGATTTTGAGCTCATTCCATTTGGTGCAGGAAGAAGGGGTTGCCCTGGAATAGCATTTGCCACAACAATTGTTGAGATGGTACTAGCAAACCTTGTCCACCAATTTGATTGGTCATTGCCTGGTGGAGCATCTGGGGAGGACTTGGACATGTCTGAAACTAATGGTCTTGCTGTTCATAGAAAAATTCCTCTTCTTGCTGTAGCAACTGCATATGAGAGAAATTAG
- the LOC137812017 gene encoding wings apart-like protein 1, which produces MIVRTYGRRNRPISGTCSGSSSLNDDVSEPFSQETGDPLCAFAFSSQDSSSQHWPLFDSENDDLCAERKSKRARRAAGKREAAGIPATSTLMEAQEFGEMMEHVDEVNFALDGLRKGQPPRIRRSSLVSLLTICSTTHQRRLLRTQGLAKTITNAILGLSLDDSPSNLAAATLFYILTSDGQDDHLLESPGCIQFLIKFLRPIVTTAIKDKIPKFGYKLLSLRQNGDMLKNTTGRLDSGSAEVFSRVQEILVNCKDLKACQNDSRVERPELCPKWLALLTMEKACLSAISLDETSGSVRKTGGNFKEKLREHGGLDAVFEVTMDCHSDLENWMKDSSLSTKGSRNDKRMKSLTLLLKCLKIMENATFLSNGNQTHLLGMKRKLSSQGPPISFTEVIIAIIKVLSDLCLRRCVSAPSNNDNKSCEPFSMASHDSELGQLRDYKENETLSTSSTREYPGAERGSYVKSSNASQISRILTCNQLESSLSISETPSTSTTDTYSLKMRVSSSTSGSCSGASKSSYCKTSMIQNDLRKNVRFMESTPVVILDDSQDPFAFDEDDIAPSKWDLLSGKQKKPHSKKHVVASREFEIECQSNTSVSQQELSNGDINCSSSDDGDEKDSSLLTDCLLAAVKVLMNLTNDNPVGCHQIASYGGLETMSMLIACHFPSFSSPLSFAQIKENAAGTTKDHQSDRHLTDHELDFLVAILGLLVNLVEKDGHNRSRLAAASVLLPSSVGLCQEVWGDVIQLLCSIFLANLGEGEGDGEDKQLQLNDEAAVLQSEKEAEKMIVEAYSALLLAFLSTESKSIRAAIADKLPDQNLSSLVPVLDRFVEFHLSLNMISPETHKAVSEVIESCRIR; this is translated from the exons ATGATCGTGCGCACCTACGGCCGCCGCAACAGACCCATATCCGGAACGTGCTCGGGATCCTCATCGCTCAACGACGACGTTTCGGagcccttctcgcaggagaccGGCGACCCTCTCTGCGCCTTTGCCTTCTCCTCGCAGGACTCCTCCTCGCAGCATTGGCCCCTCTTCGATTCGGAGAACGACGATTTGTGCGCCGAGAGGAAGTCCAAGCGGGCGCGGCGCGCGGCAGGAAAGCGCGAGGCGGCGGGGATTCCGGCGACGTCCACCCTCATGGAAGCGCAGGAGTTCGGTGAGATGATGGAGCACGTCGACGAGGTCAATTTCGCCCTCGATGGCCTCCGCAAGGGCCAGCCTCCGCGGATCAGAAGGTCGAGTTTGGTATCGCTCTTGACAATTTGCTCCACTACGCACCAGAGGAGGCTTCTCAGGACTCAAGG GTTGGCAAAGACAATAACCAATGCCATTTTGGGTCTCAGTCTTGATGATTCTCCCAGCAATCTTGCAGCTGCAACCCTTTTCTACATTTTGACCAGTGAT GGCCAAGATGATCACCTCCTTGAGTCACCTGGTTGTATTCAATTTCTAATCAAGTTTTTAAGACCAATTGTCACCACAGCCATTAAAGACAAAATACCAAAATTTGGCTATAAACTTTTATCACTGCGTCAGAATGGTGACATGCTAAAAAATACAACGGGAAGATTGGATTCTGGTTCTGCAGAGGTTTTTTCCAGAGTACAAGAAATTCTTGTAAATTGCAAAGACCTAAAAGCATGTCAGAATGACAGCAGGGTGGAGAGACCGGAGTTATGCCCAAAGTGGTTAGCATTGCTGACAATGGAGAAGGCTTGTTTGTCTGCCATTTCTCTTGATG AAACCTCAGGATCTGTACGGAAGACTGGTGGAAATTTCAAGGAAAAATTAAGGGAGCATGGAGGACttgatgcagtctttgaagtcACCATGGATTGTCATTCAGATTTGGAG AACTGGATGAAGGATAGTTCTCTTTCTACCAAAGGTTCAAGAAATGACAAACGAATGAAGAGCCTAACCTTACTTCTCAAGTGCTTGAAGATAATGGAAAATGCTACTTTCCTAAGCAATGGCAATCAG ACTCATTTGCTTggaatgaaaagaaaattgagTTCTCAGGGTCCCCCAATTTCTTTTACGGAGGTGATTATAGCTATCATAAAGGTCCTCTCAG ATCTATGTTTACGTCGGTGTGTCTCTGCTCCATCCAATAATGATAACAAGTCCTGTGAACCATTCTCTATGGCCAGTCATGATTCTGAATTGGGTCAGCTCAGAGACTATAAAG AGAATGAGACTTTATCAACCAGTTCCACTAGAGAGTATCCTGGAGCAGAGAGAGGCTCTTATGTTAAGAGTTCTAATGCTTCTCAGATCAGCCGAATATTGACGTGTAACCAGTTGGAAAGTTCCCTATCCATTTCTGAAACTCCTAGCACTTCAACTACTGATACTTATTCACTAAAGATGAGGGTCAGTTCTTCCACGTCTGGGTCTTGTAGTGGTGCATCAAAAAGTTCATACTGTAAAACTTCCATGATTCAAAATGATCTCAGGAAGAATGTTCGCTTTATGGAATCTACCCCAGTTGTAATATTGGATGATAGCCAAGATCCCTTTGCATTTGATGAGGATGATATTGCACCCTCTAAGTGGGATCTGTTAtcaggaaaacaaaaaaaaccaCATTCTAAAAAGCATGTGGTAGCAAGCAGAGAGTTCGAAATTGAATGTCAATCTAACACTTCTGTCAGCCAACAAGAATTAAGTAATGGAGACATCAACTGTTCCAGCTCTGATGATGGTGATGAAAAAGATTCCAGCCTTCTAACTGACTGCCTTCTTGCTGCTGTAAAG GTGCTCATGAATTTGACCAATGACAACCCTGTTGGCTGCCACCAAATTGCTTCCTATGGAGGACTGGAGACTATGTCTATGTTAATTGCCTGCCATTTCCCTTCTTTCAGCTCGCCTTTGTCCTTTGCTCAGATAAAAGAAAATGCTGCTGGAACCACGAAAGATCATCAATCTGATAGGCATCTGACCGATCATGAGTTAGATTTCCTTGTTGCTATTCTCGGCCTGCTTGTAAACCTGGTTGAGAAGGATGGTCATAACAG ATCAAGGCTTGCAGCAGCCAGCGTTCTGCTACCATCATCAGTAGGCTTGTGTCAGGAGGTTTGGGGGGATGTTATTCAGTTATTATGCTCCATTTTCTTGGCTAACCTGGGTGAAGGTGAAGGAGATGGAGAAGATAAGCAGTTGCAACTG AACGATGAGGCAGCTGTTCTACAAAGTGAAAAAGAAGCCGAGAAAATGATTGTGGAAGCTTATTCTGCGCTGCTTCTAGCATTTCTTTCCACTGAAAG TAAGAGCATCCGTGCAGCAATTGCTGACAAACTTCCAGACCAGAACTTATCAAGTCTTGTACCTGTGTTGGACAGATTTGTG GAATTCCATCTATCTTTGAACATGATTTCGCCGGAGACTCATAAAGCTGTTAGCGAGGTCATTGAATCGTGTAGAATTCGATGA